From one Phycodurus eques isolate BA_2022a chromosome 6, UOR_Pequ_1.1, whole genome shotgun sequence genomic stretch:
- the fam184b gene encoding protein FAM184B isoform X2 has translation MASGPGKAIQSPGPGSAVNGNAADFQTVEQEQCDFQMHNKMCKKIAQLTKVIYSLNMKNEEQEAALQASNHARDEELHRILMETCQEEEGSVLRTRLLQPRESLDEQQRVGAQVRADFKFFRMQSEERERETEAELRRDFEERLRAAEEELREAESRIGAAREENLRLGKELEEAEETIRDLSDRREPRRTVSEDEEEETEQKGPDEESERVKGLLEEVNATKEERDQREEERRRAADAERERWEQTTARLREEKEEMRKKMEAERQEERRRWEEREEEEKKGMHSALRERAKRAEAEVENHLERQAERKRNTVKLQERIQNLEEELELDRKRVSEAEGSAQRAEEELAVAKERLLLQEDELQSRAELLNAGCKACVCADAEDLKSQLSRLQSRNRELELQSGGRNNDHARQIRQHAEALSGLRSEMVRAQTEELRRIQKHADEERDKLQTELDKERETVQREREQEKSHLEKERNRLRRERDEEKEALRQEADGIREHVRREMEEEAERLRKELDVERVRVRARSDKNFEQAEAQRAALQRKLEEEKRRLAEKAEEDRRRLKEQVRKAIEEVMRRHAAELHGVREALNSEKMTNREVCAHLEEERRKNGALHDRLERERQELEMKLKDADNEIFRLKAAAAQRQEEKDKAAPETSPPCGPQCSRLREDLQQTRSRLTRMRDEAEKQRQRQERDIASLRADKHRLEEKVLEHSRLNTERNLLEQSRRDTDERVRAECEDRLRAEFRIEMNAAVAGSEQRWRNRERELHARMAELQKEETEDDSHGDLEIDKLRKEVEETKEINKKLRELLQEPRSSAEERRSHAVQLQALERQAKEDVLSERNRLQTTQQLELDKQRAELTQQHTEWSRQMTQRHMQQIEDLRSQLRAHTQMTALQQDLKQQNQNQVFERQLDESRCAALELQRENAALKKQLQEKSMQANPKMEAKEGAGPDLQKTRDAHLEDEALRLKEEVEKLRVEMEKLEESHKLWEEKKEDDDEEEEEGEREKKKKPEEEERRTKELEEVRKEHKREIQNLLSEYGGAQMQLQARIVALENELREREERCRRREPRCDDDPRLGKLQERLTEREQLIKRLVEERHQLQLHSPAVAPDNGGLRIRENKPRPGSATPTMRRKPAEASPGASAISRPGAQDRLPPYSSTLPHRSSPQPHASPRYSSSSLPHKHTSPSPSPSPSLGRRSPPSLPRSPRSRTSCVPPTPAPTGPLPVCPSQQTGIRYVSPSCQEPHAYLQAQSIRGPCMEQRGTEGLKQEWFTKYFSF, from the exons ATGGCGTCGGGCCCCGGGAAGGCGATACAGAGCCCCGGGCCGGGCTCCGCCGTCAACGGGAATGCGGCAGACTTCCAGACCGTCGAGCAGGAGCAGTGCGACTTCCAGATGCACAACAAGATGTGCAAGAAGATCGCGCAGCTCACCAAG GTGATTTATTCCCTCAACATGAAGAACGAGGAGCAGGAGGCGGCCCTGCAGGCCTCGAACCACGCCCGCGACGAGGAGCTGCACCGCATCCTGATGGAGACGTGTCAAGAGGAGGAGGGCTCAGTGCTGAGGACGCGACTCCTCCAGCCGCGGGAGTCTCTCGACGAGCAGCAGAGGGTCGGAGCGCAG GTGCGAGCCGACTTCAAGTTCTTCCGCATGCAGTCGGAGGAGAGGGAACGTGAAACTGAAGCCGAACTGAGACGGGATTTTGAGGAGAGGCTCCGGGCTGCCGAGGAGGAGCTCCGAGAGGCCGAGTCCCGGATCGGCGCCGCTCGGGAGGAAAACCTGCGACTGGGCAAAGAACTGGAAGAGGCAGAGGAGACGATCCGAGATCTGAGCGACAGACGCGAGCCGAGGCGGACAGTTagcgaggacgaggaggaggagacggaGCAGAAGGGCCCAGATGAGGAGTCGGAGAGAGTGAAAGGGCTTTTGGAGGAGGTGAACGCGACGAAGGAGGAAAGGGATcagagggaggaggagagaaGGCGAGCGGCCGATGCGGAAAGGGAGCGGTGGGAGCAAACGACGGCGCGGCTCCgagaggagaaagaagaaaTGAGGAAGAAGATGGAGGCCGAACGGCAGGAGGAGCGGCGCAGGTgggaggagagagaggaggaggagaagaaaggaATGCACAGTGCTTTAAGAGAACGAGCGAAGAGGGCCGAGGCcgaggtggagaaccatctggAGAGGCAGGCCGAGCGCAAACGCAACACGGTCAAACTGCAGGAGCGTATTCAG AACCTGGAGGAAGAGCTGGAACTGGATCGGAAACGTGTGTCCGAGGCCGAGGGCTCGGCGCAGCGGGCAGAGGAGGAGCTGGCTGTGGCCAAAGAGAGGCTACTGCTGCAAGAAGACGAGCTGCAGAGCCGAGCAG AGCTGCTGAATGCGGGCTGCAAggcgtgcgtgtgtgctgaCGCGGAGGACCTGAAGAGCCAGCTGAGTCGTCTGCAGAGCAGGAACAGAGAGCTGGAGCTCCAAAGCGGCGGAAGGAACAACGACCACGCGCGCCAGATCCGCCAG CACGCCGAGGCTCTGTCCGGTCTGCGTTCCGAGATGGTGAGGGCCCAGACGGAAGAGCTGCGTcgcatccaaaaacatgccgaCGAGGAGCGGGACAAACTGCAGACGGAGCTGGACAAGGAGCGAGAGACCGTCCAGAGGGAAAGAGAGCAAGAAAAAAGCCATTTGGAGAAGGAGAGGAACCGGCTGCGGCGAGAGCGAGACGAGGAGAAGGAGGCGCTGCGCCAGGAGGCCGACGGAATCAGAGAACACGTGAGGAGGGaaatggaggaggaggcggagcgtCTCCGCAAGGAGCTGGACGTGGAGAGGGTCCGCGTCCGCGCCCGGTCGGACAAGAACTTCGAGCAGGCGGAGGCGCAGAGGGCGGCTCTGCAGCGgaagctggaggaggagaagaggaggCTGGCGGAGAAGGCGGAGGAGGACAGGAGGCGGCTGAAGGAGCAGGTGCGGAAGGCCATCGAGGAGGTGATGCGCAGACACGCGGCTGAACTGCACGGCGTCCGAGAAGCTCTCAACTCGGAGAAGATGACCAACCGAGAG GTATGTGCACATCTCGAAGAGGAGAGGCGCAAAAACGGGGCGCTCCATGACAGGCtggagagggagagacaagAACTTGAGATGAAACTCAAAGATGCAGACAATGAG ATCTTTCGTTTGAAGGCGGCGGCTGCGCAGCGTCAAGAAGAGAAGGACAAAGCAGCGCCAGAGACGTCGCCCCCGTGCGGACCGCAGTGCTCCCGCCTGCGCGAGGACCTGCAGCAGACCCGAAGCCGTCTGACTCGCATGCGGGACGAGGCGGAGAAGCAGCGCCAGAGACAAGAGAGAGACATCGCCTCCCTCCGGGCAGACAAACACCGGCTCGAGGAGAAGGTTCTGGAACACAGTCGGCTCAACACCGAGAGGAACCTTTTGGAACAGAGCCGACGCGACACGGACGAACGCGTCAG AGCGGAGTGCGAGGATCGCCTCAGGGCAGAGTTCCGCATCGAGATGAACGCCGCCGTCGCCGGGAGCGAGCAGAGGTGGCGGAACCGGGAGCGCGAGTTGCACGCTCGGATGGCGGAGCTGCAG AAGGAGGAAACCGAAGACGATTCCCATGGCGACCTTGAGATTGACAAACTCAGGAAGGAGGTCGAGGAGACCAAGGAGATTAACAAGAAGCTGAGGGAGCTGCTGCAG GAGCCCCGAAGTTCGGCCGAGGAGAGGCGCAGCCACGCCGTGCAGCTGCAAGCGTTGGAGAGGCAAGCCAAAGAAGATGTGCTGTCTGAGAGGAACAGACTTCAGACCACGCAGCAGCTGGAGTTAG ATAAGCAGCGTGCGGAGTTGACCCAGCAGCACACGGAGTGGAGCAGACAGATGACCCAGAGACACATGCAGCAGATCGAAGACCTTCGGAGCCAACTGCGAGCGCACACGCAGATGACGGCGCTGCAGCAG GACCTCAAGCAGCAGAACCAGAACCAAGTGTTTGAGCGGCAGCTGGACGAGAGTCGCTGCGCCGCGCTGGAGCTGCAGAGAGAGAATGCTGCGCTCAAGAAGCAATTGCAGGAGAA GTCCATGCAGGCCAATCCCAAAATGGAAGCAAAAGAAGGAGCGGGTCCAGATTTGCAAAAGACCAGAGATGCCCATCTGGAAGACGAAGCGCTGCGCTTgaaggaggaggtggagaaACTGAGGGTGGAGATGGAGAAGCTGGAAGAGTCACACAAACTGTGggaggagaagaaggaagacgacgacgaggaggaggaggaaggggagcgagagaaaaagaagaagccggaggaggaggagaggaggacaaaggagctggaggaggtcAGGAAGGAGCACAAGAGGGAGATTCAGAATTTGCTGTCCGAATACGGCGGCGCTCAGATGCAGCTGCAGGCTCGCATCGTGGCCCTGGAGAACGA GTTGCGCGAGCGGGAGGAGCGATGCAGGAGGAGAGAGCCGCGATGTGACGACGACCCGCGGCTGGGGAAACTTCAGGAGAGACTGACGGAACGAGAGCAGCTCATTAAACGATTAGTG GAAGAACGGCATCAGCTGCAACTGCACTCCCCCGCCGTTGCCCCCGACAACGGCGGCCTCAGAATCCGCGAGAACAAGCCCCGCCCCGGGAGCGCCACGCCGACCATGAGG AGGAAGCCCGCGGAGGCATCTCCTGGCGCAAGCGCCATCTCGCGCCCGGGCGCTCAGGACCGCCTCCCTCCCTACTCGTCCACGCTGCCTCACCGGTCGTCGCCCCAGCCTCACGCGTCGCCCCGCTACTCCAGCTCGTCTCTTCCGCACAAGCAcacctccccctccccctccccctccccctccctcgGCCGACGTTCCCCCCCGTCCCTGCCCCGCTCCCCCAGATCCCGGACTTCCTGCGTCCCTCCCACGCCGGCGCCCACCGGCCCGCTGCCCGTCTGCCCCTCGCAGCAGACGGGCATTCGCTACGTGTCGCCGTCCTGCCAGGAGCCGCACGCGTACCTGCAGGCGCAGTCGATCAG gGGGCCTTGTATGGAGCAGAGGGGCACCGAGGGGCTAAAACAGGAGTGGTTCACCAAATACTTCTCCTTCTGA
- the fam184b gene encoding protein FAM184B isoform X3, whose protein sequence is MASGPGKAIQSPGPGSAVNGNAADFQTVEQEQCDFQMHNKMCKKIAQLTKVIYSLNMKNEEQEAALQASNHARDEELHRILMETCQEEEGSVLRTRLLQPRESLDEQQRVGAQVRADFKFFRMQSEERERETEAELRRDFEERLRAAEEELREAESRIGAAREENLRLGKELEEAEETIRDLSDRREPRRTVSEDEEEETEQKGPDEESERVKGLLEEVNATKEERDQREEERRRAADAERERWEQTTARLREEKEEMRKKMEAERQEERRRWEEREEEEKKGMHSALRERAKRAEAEVENHLERQAERKRNTVKLQERIQNLEEELELDRKRVSEAEGSAQRAEEELAVAKERLLLQEDELQSRAEELLNAGCKACVCADAEDLKSQLSRLQSRNRELELQSGGRNNDHARQIRQHAEALSGLRSEMVRAQTEELRRIQKHADEERDKLQTELDKERETVQREREQEKSHLEKERNRLRRERDEEKEALRQEADGIREHVRREMEEEAERLRKELDVERVRVRARSDKNFEQAEAQRAALQRKLEEEKRRLAEKAEEDRRRLKEQVRKAIEEVMRRHAAELHGVREALNSEKMTNREVCAHLEEERRKNGALHDRLERERQELEMKLKDADNEIFRLKAAAAQRQEEKDKAAPETSPPCGPQCSRLREDLQQTRSRLTRMRDEAEKQRQRQERDIASLRADKHRLEEKVLEHSRLNTERNLLEQSRRDTDERVRAECEDRLRAEFRIEMNAAVAGSEQRWRNRERELHARMAELQKEETEDDSHGDLEIDKLRKEVEETKEINKKLRELLQEPRSSAEERRSHAVQLQALERQAKEDVLSERNRLQTTQQLELDKQRAELTQQHTEWSRQMTQRHMQQIEDLRSQLRAHTQMTALQQDLKQQNQNQVFERQLDESRCAALELQRENAALKKQLQEKSMQANPKMEAKEGAGPDLQKTRDAHLEDEALRLKEEVEKLRVEMEKLEESHKLWEEKKEDDDEEEEEGEREKKKKPEEEERRTKELEEVRKEHKREIQNLLSEYGGAQMQLQARIVALENELREREERCRRREPRCDDDPRLGKLQERLTEREQLIKRLVAPQ, encoded by the exons ATGGCGTCGGGCCCCGGGAAGGCGATACAGAGCCCCGGGCCGGGCTCCGCCGTCAACGGGAATGCGGCAGACTTCCAGACCGTCGAGCAGGAGCAGTGCGACTTCCAGATGCACAACAAGATGTGCAAGAAGATCGCGCAGCTCACCAAG GTGATTTATTCCCTCAACATGAAGAACGAGGAGCAGGAGGCGGCCCTGCAGGCCTCGAACCACGCCCGCGACGAGGAGCTGCACCGCATCCTGATGGAGACGTGTCAAGAGGAGGAGGGCTCAGTGCTGAGGACGCGACTCCTCCAGCCGCGGGAGTCTCTCGACGAGCAGCAGAGGGTCGGAGCGCAG GTGCGAGCCGACTTCAAGTTCTTCCGCATGCAGTCGGAGGAGAGGGAACGTGAAACTGAAGCCGAACTGAGACGGGATTTTGAGGAGAGGCTCCGGGCTGCCGAGGAGGAGCTCCGAGAGGCCGAGTCCCGGATCGGCGCCGCTCGGGAGGAAAACCTGCGACTGGGCAAAGAACTGGAAGAGGCAGAGGAGACGATCCGAGATCTGAGCGACAGACGCGAGCCGAGGCGGACAGTTagcgaggacgaggaggaggagacggaGCAGAAGGGCCCAGATGAGGAGTCGGAGAGAGTGAAAGGGCTTTTGGAGGAGGTGAACGCGACGAAGGAGGAAAGGGATcagagggaggaggagagaaGGCGAGCGGCCGATGCGGAAAGGGAGCGGTGGGAGCAAACGACGGCGCGGCTCCgagaggagaaagaagaaaTGAGGAAGAAGATGGAGGCCGAACGGCAGGAGGAGCGGCGCAGGTgggaggagagagaggaggaggagaagaaaggaATGCACAGTGCTTTAAGAGAACGAGCGAAGAGGGCCGAGGCcgaggtggagaaccatctggAGAGGCAGGCCGAGCGCAAACGCAACACGGTCAAACTGCAGGAGCGTATTCAG AACCTGGAGGAAGAGCTGGAACTGGATCGGAAACGTGTGTCCGAGGCCGAGGGCTCGGCGCAGCGGGCAGAGGAGGAGCTGGCTGTGGCCAAAGAGAGGCTACTGCTGCAAGAAGACGAGCTGCAGAGCCGAGCAG AAGAGCTGCTGAATGCGGGCTGCAAggcgtgcgtgtgtgctgaCGCGGAGGACCTGAAGAGCCAGCTGAGTCGTCTGCAGAGCAGGAACAGAGAGCTGGAGCTCCAAAGCGGCGGAAGGAACAACGACCACGCGCGCCAGATCCGCCAG CACGCCGAGGCTCTGTCCGGTCTGCGTTCCGAGATGGTGAGGGCCCAGACGGAAGAGCTGCGTcgcatccaaaaacatgccgaCGAGGAGCGGGACAAACTGCAGACGGAGCTGGACAAGGAGCGAGAGACCGTCCAGAGGGAAAGAGAGCAAGAAAAAAGCCATTTGGAGAAGGAGAGGAACCGGCTGCGGCGAGAGCGAGACGAGGAGAAGGAGGCGCTGCGCCAGGAGGCCGACGGAATCAGAGAACACGTGAGGAGGGaaatggaggaggaggcggagcgtCTCCGCAAGGAGCTGGACGTGGAGAGGGTCCGCGTCCGCGCCCGGTCGGACAAGAACTTCGAGCAGGCGGAGGCGCAGAGGGCGGCTCTGCAGCGgaagctggaggaggagaagaggaggCTGGCGGAGAAGGCGGAGGAGGACAGGAGGCGGCTGAAGGAGCAGGTGCGGAAGGCCATCGAGGAGGTGATGCGCAGACACGCGGCTGAACTGCACGGCGTCCGAGAAGCTCTCAACTCGGAGAAGATGACCAACCGAGAG GTATGTGCACATCTCGAAGAGGAGAGGCGCAAAAACGGGGCGCTCCATGACAGGCtggagagggagagacaagAACTTGAGATGAAACTCAAAGATGCAGACAATGAG ATCTTTCGTTTGAAGGCGGCGGCTGCGCAGCGTCAAGAAGAGAAGGACAAAGCAGCGCCAGAGACGTCGCCCCCGTGCGGACCGCAGTGCTCCCGCCTGCGCGAGGACCTGCAGCAGACCCGAAGCCGTCTGACTCGCATGCGGGACGAGGCGGAGAAGCAGCGCCAGAGACAAGAGAGAGACATCGCCTCCCTCCGGGCAGACAAACACCGGCTCGAGGAGAAGGTTCTGGAACACAGTCGGCTCAACACCGAGAGGAACCTTTTGGAACAGAGCCGACGCGACACGGACGAACGCGTCAG AGCGGAGTGCGAGGATCGCCTCAGGGCAGAGTTCCGCATCGAGATGAACGCCGCCGTCGCCGGGAGCGAGCAGAGGTGGCGGAACCGGGAGCGCGAGTTGCACGCTCGGATGGCGGAGCTGCAG AAGGAGGAAACCGAAGACGATTCCCATGGCGACCTTGAGATTGACAAACTCAGGAAGGAGGTCGAGGAGACCAAGGAGATTAACAAGAAGCTGAGGGAGCTGCTGCAG GAGCCCCGAAGTTCGGCCGAGGAGAGGCGCAGCCACGCCGTGCAGCTGCAAGCGTTGGAGAGGCAAGCCAAAGAAGATGTGCTGTCTGAGAGGAACAGACTTCAGACCACGCAGCAGCTGGAGTTAG ATAAGCAGCGTGCGGAGTTGACCCAGCAGCACACGGAGTGGAGCAGACAGATGACCCAGAGACACATGCAGCAGATCGAAGACCTTCGGAGCCAACTGCGAGCGCACACGCAGATGACGGCGCTGCAGCAG GACCTCAAGCAGCAGAACCAGAACCAAGTGTTTGAGCGGCAGCTGGACGAGAGTCGCTGCGCCGCGCTGGAGCTGCAGAGAGAGAATGCTGCGCTCAAGAAGCAATTGCAGGAGAA GTCCATGCAGGCCAATCCCAAAATGGAAGCAAAAGAAGGAGCGGGTCCAGATTTGCAAAAGACCAGAGATGCCCATCTGGAAGACGAAGCGCTGCGCTTgaaggaggaggtggagaaACTGAGGGTGGAGATGGAGAAGCTGGAAGAGTCACACAAACTGTGggaggagaagaaggaagacgacgacgaggaggaggaggaaggggagcgagagaaaaagaagaagccggaggaggaggagaggaggacaaaggagctggaggaggtcAGGAAGGAGCACAAGAGGGAGATTCAGAATTTGCTGTCCGAATACGGCGGCGCTCAGATGCAGCTGCAGGCTCGCATCGTGGCCCTGGAGAACGA GTTGCGCGAGCGGGAGGAGCGATGCAGGAGGAGAGAGCCGCGATGTGACGACGACCCGCGGCTGGGGAAACTTCAGGAGAGACTGACGGAACGAGAGCAGCTCATTAAACGATTAGTG GCGCCCCAATGA
- the fam184b gene encoding protein FAM184B isoform X1, protein MASGPGKAIQSPGPGSAVNGNAADFQTVEQEQCDFQMHNKMCKKIAQLTKVIYSLNMKNEEQEAALQASNHARDEELHRILMETCQEEEGSVLRTRLLQPRESLDEQQRVGAQVRADFKFFRMQSEERERETEAELRRDFEERLRAAEEELREAESRIGAAREENLRLGKELEEAEETIRDLSDRREPRRTVSEDEEEETEQKGPDEESERVKGLLEEVNATKEERDQREEERRRAADAERERWEQTTARLREEKEEMRKKMEAERQEERRRWEEREEEEKKGMHSALRERAKRAEAEVENHLERQAERKRNTVKLQERIQNLEEELELDRKRVSEAEGSAQRAEEELAVAKERLLLQEDELQSRAEELLNAGCKACVCADAEDLKSQLSRLQSRNRELELQSGGRNNDHARQIRQHAEALSGLRSEMVRAQTEELRRIQKHADEERDKLQTELDKERETVQREREQEKSHLEKERNRLRRERDEEKEALRQEADGIREHVRREMEEEAERLRKELDVERVRVRARSDKNFEQAEAQRAALQRKLEEEKRRLAEKAEEDRRRLKEQVRKAIEEVMRRHAAELHGVREALNSEKMTNREVCAHLEEERRKNGALHDRLERERQELEMKLKDADNEIFRLKAAAAQRQEEKDKAAPETSPPCGPQCSRLREDLQQTRSRLTRMRDEAEKQRQRQERDIASLRADKHRLEEKVLEHSRLNTERNLLEQSRRDTDERVRAECEDRLRAEFRIEMNAAVAGSEQRWRNRERELHARMAELQKEETEDDSHGDLEIDKLRKEVEETKEINKKLRELLQEPRSSAEERRSHAVQLQALERQAKEDVLSERNRLQTTQQLELDKQRAELTQQHTEWSRQMTQRHMQQIEDLRSQLRAHTQMTALQQDLKQQNQNQVFERQLDESRCAALELQRENAALKKQLQEKSMQANPKMEAKEGAGPDLQKTRDAHLEDEALRLKEEVEKLRVEMEKLEESHKLWEEKKEDDDEEEEEGEREKKKKPEEEERRTKELEEVRKEHKREIQNLLSEYGGAQMQLQARIVALENELREREERCRRREPRCDDDPRLGKLQERLTEREQLIKRLVEERHQLQLHSPAVAPDNGGLRIRENKPRPGSATPTMRRKPAEASPGASAISRPGAQDRLPPYSSTLPHRSSPQPHASPRYSSSSLPHKHTSPSPSPSPSLGRRSPPSLPRSPRSRTSCVPPTPAPTGPLPVCPSQQTGIRYVSPSCQEPHAYLQAQSIRGPCMEQRGTEGLKQEWFTKYFSF, encoded by the exons ATGGCGTCGGGCCCCGGGAAGGCGATACAGAGCCCCGGGCCGGGCTCCGCCGTCAACGGGAATGCGGCAGACTTCCAGACCGTCGAGCAGGAGCAGTGCGACTTCCAGATGCACAACAAGATGTGCAAGAAGATCGCGCAGCTCACCAAG GTGATTTATTCCCTCAACATGAAGAACGAGGAGCAGGAGGCGGCCCTGCAGGCCTCGAACCACGCCCGCGACGAGGAGCTGCACCGCATCCTGATGGAGACGTGTCAAGAGGAGGAGGGCTCAGTGCTGAGGACGCGACTCCTCCAGCCGCGGGAGTCTCTCGACGAGCAGCAGAGGGTCGGAGCGCAG GTGCGAGCCGACTTCAAGTTCTTCCGCATGCAGTCGGAGGAGAGGGAACGTGAAACTGAAGCCGAACTGAGACGGGATTTTGAGGAGAGGCTCCGGGCTGCCGAGGAGGAGCTCCGAGAGGCCGAGTCCCGGATCGGCGCCGCTCGGGAGGAAAACCTGCGACTGGGCAAAGAACTGGAAGAGGCAGAGGAGACGATCCGAGATCTGAGCGACAGACGCGAGCCGAGGCGGACAGTTagcgaggacgaggaggaggagacggaGCAGAAGGGCCCAGATGAGGAGTCGGAGAGAGTGAAAGGGCTTTTGGAGGAGGTGAACGCGACGAAGGAGGAAAGGGATcagagggaggaggagagaaGGCGAGCGGCCGATGCGGAAAGGGAGCGGTGGGAGCAAACGACGGCGCGGCTCCgagaggagaaagaagaaaTGAGGAAGAAGATGGAGGCCGAACGGCAGGAGGAGCGGCGCAGGTgggaggagagagaggaggaggagaagaaaggaATGCACAGTGCTTTAAGAGAACGAGCGAAGAGGGCCGAGGCcgaggtggagaaccatctggAGAGGCAGGCCGAGCGCAAACGCAACACGGTCAAACTGCAGGAGCGTATTCAG AACCTGGAGGAAGAGCTGGAACTGGATCGGAAACGTGTGTCCGAGGCCGAGGGCTCGGCGCAGCGGGCAGAGGAGGAGCTGGCTGTGGCCAAAGAGAGGCTACTGCTGCAAGAAGACGAGCTGCAGAGCCGAGCAG AAGAGCTGCTGAATGCGGGCTGCAAggcgtgcgtgtgtgctgaCGCGGAGGACCTGAAGAGCCAGCTGAGTCGTCTGCAGAGCAGGAACAGAGAGCTGGAGCTCCAAAGCGGCGGAAGGAACAACGACCACGCGCGCCAGATCCGCCAG CACGCCGAGGCTCTGTCCGGTCTGCGTTCCGAGATGGTGAGGGCCCAGACGGAAGAGCTGCGTcgcatccaaaaacatgccgaCGAGGAGCGGGACAAACTGCAGACGGAGCTGGACAAGGAGCGAGAGACCGTCCAGAGGGAAAGAGAGCAAGAAAAAAGCCATTTGGAGAAGGAGAGGAACCGGCTGCGGCGAGAGCGAGACGAGGAGAAGGAGGCGCTGCGCCAGGAGGCCGACGGAATCAGAGAACACGTGAGGAGGGaaatggaggaggaggcggagcgtCTCCGCAAGGAGCTGGACGTGGAGAGGGTCCGCGTCCGCGCCCGGTCGGACAAGAACTTCGAGCAGGCGGAGGCGCAGAGGGCGGCTCTGCAGCGgaagctggaggaggagaagaggaggCTGGCGGAGAAGGCGGAGGAGGACAGGAGGCGGCTGAAGGAGCAGGTGCGGAAGGCCATCGAGGAGGTGATGCGCAGACACGCGGCTGAACTGCACGGCGTCCGAGAAGCTCTCAACTCGGAGAAGATGACCAACCGAGAG GTATGTGCACATCTCGAAGAGGAGAGGCGCAAAAACGGGGCGCTCCATGACAGGCtggagagggagagacaagAACTTGAGATGAAACTCAAAGATGCAGACAATGAG ATCTTTCGTTTGAAGGCGGCGGCTGCGCAGCGTCAAGAAGAGAAGGACAAAGCAGCGCCAGAGACGTCGCCCCCGTGCGGACCGCAGTGCTCCCGCCTGCGCGAGGACCTGCAGCAGACCCGAAGCCGTCTGACTCGCATGCGGGACGAGGCGGAGAAGCAGCGCCAGAGACAAGAGAGAGACATCGCCTCCCTCCGGGCAGACAAACACCGGCTCGAGGAGAAGGTTCTGGAACACAGTCGGCTCAACACCGAGAGGAACCTTTTGGAACAGAGCCGACGCGACACGGACGAACGCGTCAG AGCGGAGTGCGAGGATCGCCTCAGGGCAGAGTTCCGCATCGAGATGAACGCCGCCGTCGCCGGGAGCGAGCAGAGGTGGCGGAACCGGGAGCGCGAGTTGCACGCTCGGATGGCGGAGCTGCAG AAGGAGGAAACCGAAGACGATTCCCATGGCGACCTTGAGATTGACAAACTCAGGAAGGAGGTCGAGGAGACCAAGGAGATTAACAAGAAGCTGAGGGAGCTGCTGCAG GAGCCCCGAAGTTCGGCCGAGGAGAGGCGCAGCCACGCCGTGCAGCTGCAAGCGTTGGAGAGGCAAGCCAAAGAAGATGTGCTGTCTGAGAGGAACAGACTTCAGACCACGCAGCAGCTGGAGTTAG ATAAGCAGCGTGCGGAGTTGACCCAGCAGCACACGGAGTGGAGCAGACAGATGACCCAGAGACACATGCAGCAGATCGAAGACCTTCGGAGCCAACTGCGAGCGCACACGCAGATGACGGCGCTGCAGCAG GACCTCAAGCAGCAGAACCAGAACCAAGTGTTTGAGCGGCAGCTGGACGAGAGTCGCTGCGCCGCGCTGGAGCTGCAGAGAGAGAATGCTGCGCTCAAGAAGCAATTGCAGGAGAA GTCCATGCAGGCCAATCCCAAAATGGAAGCAAAAGAAGGAGCGGGTCCAGATTTGCAAAAGACCAGAGATGCCCATCTGGAAGACGAAGCGCTGCGCTTgaaggaggaggtggagaaACTGAGGGTGGAGATGGAGAAGCTGGAAGAGTCACACAAACTGTGggaggagaagaaggaagacgacgacgaggaggaggaggaaggggagcgagagaaaaagaagaagccggaggaggaggagaggaggacaaaggagctggaggaggtcAGGAAGGAGCACAAGAGGGAGATTCAGAATTTGCTGTCCGAATACGGCGGCGCTCAGATGCAGCTGCAGGCTCGCATCGTGGCCCTGGAGAACGA GTTGCGCGAGCGGGAGGAGCGATGCAGGAGGAGAGAGCCGCGATGTGACGACGACCCGCGGCTGGGGAAACTTCAGGAGAGACTGACGGAACGAGAGCAGCTCATTAAACGATTAGTG GAAGAACGGCATCAGCTGCAACTGCACTCCCCCGCCGTTGCCCCCGACAACGGCGGCCTCAGAATCCGCGAGAACAAGCCCCGCCCCGGGAGCGCCACGCCGACCATGAGG AGGAAGCCCGCGGAGGCATCTCCTGGCGCAAGCGCCATCTCGCGCCCGGGCGCTCAGGACCGCCTCCCTCCCTACTCGTCCACGCTGCCTCACCGGTCGTCGCCCCAGCCTCACGCGTCGCCCCGCTACTCCAGCTCGTCTCTTCCGCACAAGCAcacctccccctccccctccccctccccctccctcgGCCGACGTTCCCCCCCGTCCCTGCCCCGCTCCCCCAGATCCCGGACTTCCTGCGTCCCTCCCACGCCGGCGCCCACCGGCCCGCTGCCCGTCTGCCCCTCGCAGCAGACGGGCATTCGCTACGTGTCGCCGTCCTGCCAGGAGCCGCACGCGTACCTGCAGGCGCAGTCGATCAG gGGGCCTTGTATGGAGCAGAGGGGCACCGAGGGGCTAAAACAGGAGTGGTTCACCAAATACTTCTCCTTCTGA